From Pectobacterium carotovorum:
AGGTGCAACACTACGTCCGCCAACACGCGTCGTACTACAAGATTTCACACTTTCTGGCAAAGGCCAGTCGGGGTATATCAGCATAGTCCGTCACCTCTATAAATCGGCACTTATCGTATTAATTCATTACCAGTCGAGCTGATCTTTAAATTCTTCAGTATCGGCTTTCAGCGCATCAATCAGATCGACCATATCCTGCGGCAATTCCGCATGCCATTCCATGTGAATACCAGTAATAGGATGGTAGAAACGCAACATGGTGGCATGCAGCGCCTGACGATCGAAACCACGCAGCGTCTCAATAAAACTCTCCGAAGCGCCTCTTGGCGGGCGAGGACGACCGCCGTATAGCTGATCGCCAACCAGAGGATGATTAATGTGCGCCATATGCACACGAATCTGATGAGTACGCCCCGTTTCCAGACGCAACCGCAAACGGGTATGCGCACGGAAATGTTCCATGATGCGATAATGTGTCACGGCAGGCTTGCCCATTGGGTGCACCGCCATGTGAGTACGTTTGGTTGCGTGGCGAGCAATAGGCTGATCGACCATGCCGCCCGCGGTCATCGAGCCAATCGCAACGGCTTCATACTCACGGGTAATTTCACGCGCCTGTAGCGCCTCAACTAAACGCGTCTGTGCTGGGACGGTTTTCGCGACCACCATGAGCCCTGTCGTATCTTTATCAAGCCGGTGCACAATACCGGCGCGGGGCACATCGACAATTTCAGGATAGTGATGCAGCAAGGCATTCAATACCGTGCCATCCGGGTTACCCGCTCCGGGGTGAACCACCAAATCTCTGGGTTTGTTGATGACCAGAATATCCTGATCTTCATACACGATATCCAGCTTGATATCCTGTGCTTCCCAGCGGGCTTCTTCTTCAATCAATGCATCAATCGCTACCGATTCGCCGCCAAGTACTTTCTCTTTTGGCTTATTGGTGACATTGCCGTTAATCTGTACCCGATTCTCAAGAATCCACTCTTTTATACGGGATCGTGAATAATCAGGGAACAATTCGGCCAAAGCCTGATCTAAACGTTGTCCGAGTTGAGATTCGGCCACCGTTGCGGTGAGTTGTACTTGTTGTGCCATATTATGCAGCTTCTTCGTTAACGTTGGGTTTTGACGGCGACGCCGTTTAAAATAATGTACTATTGTAGCTGGTCTAAATCGGGAGCTTAACGGACAGTCTCCCGGAATAACATTCTGAGGATAATCAAAACGTCATGACGCGTATGAAATATCTGGTGGCTGCCGCCACGTTGAGCCTGGCGCTGGCTGGTTGCTCCAGCAATTCCAAAGATGCGGTTCCTGATAGTCCGCCATCTGAAATCTATGCCAATGCTCAACAAAAACTGCAGGACGGCAACTTTAAAGCAGCCATCACGCAGTTGGAAGCACTGGATAACCGGTATCCGTTTGGTCCCTATTCGCAGCAAGTACAGTTGGATTTGATCTACGCCTATTACAAATCCGCAGAGCTGCCATTGGCTCAAGCTTCTATTGACCGCTTCCTGCGACTCAACCCGACCCATCCAAACGTGGATTATGTCCTGTACATGCGCGGCCTGACCGACATGGCGCTGGATGATAGCGCGTTACAAGGCTTCTTCGGCGTCGATCGTTCCGATCGCGATCCGCAGTATGCCCGCACCGCATTTCGGGATTTCAGCAAGCTCATTCAGGGATATCCGAACAGCCAATACGCCACCGACGCAAACAAGCGTTTGGTTTACCTCAAAGAGCGTCTGGCCAAGTATGAACTTTCTGTCGCGCAATACTACACGAAACGCGGCGCTTATGTGGCAGTAGTTAATCGCGTTGAGCAAATGCTGCGTGATTACCCAGATACTCAGGCAACAAAAAATGCCCTGCCGTTGATGGAAAATGCCTATCGTGAACTGCAACTGGCCGCACAGGCGGATAAAGTGGCAAAAATCATCGCTGCTAACCCAGCATAAACGATAAGCCACACACTATAATAATAAGACGGCAGCTTCGGTTGCCGTTTTTTTATGGTTTTATCGGTTCGCTATGCATCAATGACGCAGAAAAAAACAGGTTGGCGGGAGTCAACAACAGCGCGGTAACGTCAATACATCCTGTCAATAATGGCACAGGCCAGATGCCCCCTCAAGTACTTCCCTCTTATTCCCGATGGTGCCTCACAAATCGCGTTTTCTTGACAAAAAGTGACGAAAAAAAGCGATCAATATCACGCTTTTTGTCACAACTCGCTGTATGCTGAAATCATCCAAGACGGACATAGGCAGAGAGGTAAGTTTATATGACTATTAATATTACCAGTAAGCAAATGGATATCACCCCCGCAATTCGTCAACATGTCGAAGACCGTCTTTCTAAGCTGGATAAGTGGCAAACCCAGCTGATTAACCCGCATATTATTCTGTCAAAAGAGCCCCAGGGTTTTGTGGCCGATGCCACTATCAGTACGCCAAATGGTCCGCTGGTTGCCAGTGCTAAACATGATGATATGTATGCCGCCATCAATGAGCTGATTACCAAACTCGAACGCCAGTTGGACAAGCTCCAGCATAAAGGCGAAGCCAGACGTGCGGTAGCTAGCGTCAAAGAAGCCAATCTCCAGCCGACTCAAGAAGAGTAATTCACTCTCTTTACCTCAATATAACGCGCCTGAGGGCGCGTTTCTGCATTCTACGCCCCCGTAACTCACATCCTAAAGCACCAACGCAATACATGGTTTAACATTGCACGCGGCGATTTTGTATTGACAGGATGAAAAGCCAACAGTTACCTTACCTGCTAAGAATCTGGATTTTCCTGACTAACCGAGCACACATGACAAATAAACTGTTTTTCTTCGTATTCTTTTTCACCTTCCCCTGATTTGGGAGGCGATTCGTCGTAAGAGCAAGAATACGAAGACGAACAAAAAAGCCTCCTGACCAGGAGGCTTTTTTTATATAAGAACATAAGGCAGGTAATAGCATCATGACAGACAACCCATTACTGGCACTGCGAGAACGCATCAGCGCATTGGATCTGCAATTAATTGAATTGTTGGCACAAAGACGAGAACTGGCGCTGGACGTTGCCCGCAGCAAATTACATTCGCATCGCCCTATCCGTGACAAAGAGCGTGAGCGTGATTTGCTGGACAAGCTGACAGCTGCTGGGAAAAAGCATCATCTTGATGGCCACTA
This genomic window contains:
- the rluD gene encoding 23S rRNA pseudouridine(1911/1915/1917) synthase RluD, whose amino-acid sequence is MAQQVQLTATVAESQLGQRLDQALAELFPDYSRSRIKEWILENRVQINGNVTNKPKEKVLGGESVAIDALIEEEARWEAQDIKLDIVYEDQDILVINKPRDLVVHPGAGNPDGTVLNALLHHYPEIVDVPRAGIVHRLDKDTTGLMVVAKTVPAQTRLVEALQAREITREYEAVAIGSMTAGGMVDQPIARHATKRTHMAVHPMGKPAVTHYRIMEHFRAHTRLRLRLETGRTHQIRVHMAHINHPLVGDQLYGGRPRPPRGASESFIETLRGFDRQALHATMLRFYHPITGIHMEWHAELPQDMVDLIDALKADTEEFKDQLDW
- the bamD gene encoding outer membrane protein assembly factor BamD, with the translated sequence MTRMKYLVAAATLSLALAGCSSNSKDAVPDSPPSEIYANAQQKLQDGNFKAAITQLEALDNRYPFGPYSQQVQLDLIYAYYKSAELPLAQASIDRFLRLNPTHPNVDYVLYMRGLTDMALDDSALQGFFGVDRSDRDPQYARTAFRDFSKLIQGYPNSQYATDANKRLVYLKERLAKYELSVAQYYTKRGAYVAVVNRVEQMLRDYPDTQATKNALPLMENAYRELQLAAQADKVAKIIAANPA
- the raiA gene encoding ribosome-associated translation inhibitor RaiA; the protein is MTINITSKQMDITPAIRQHVEDRLSKLDKWQTQLINPHIILSKEPQGFVADATISTPNGPLVASAKHDDMYAAINELITKLERQLDKLQHKGEARRAVASVKEANLQPTQEE